In the Qipengyuania gelatinilytica genome, CGTTGGGCACTTCACGCGCGCCAAACTCGCCCAGCGAGAGGCGCCGCTTGAGCTTGAGGAAACCCTTGCCCTCTTCGGTATAGGGCACGGCGATATTGGCCGAGAAATTGGGTGCCCTGAGCAGCACGGCGACCTCGGCATCATCATGCCGGTCGAGCGCGATGGCGCAGGCCTTCACGGTCCCTTCCGCCACGCGTGGGCGCAGGATCGCGAAAAGGCGGTCGATCACGGTGCGCCTCCCGTCGATCGTGTCGGTATCGAGCACGGCGACATTGTGGATCGCGCCGGTGCCGCGCAGCTCGAAGACCAGCGGGTGGAAATGCCCGTCCTTCTCGATCCGCCCGACGGCCGCTTCGAGGGCCGCGGTAAAGAGGTGATCGAGCTGGTCCTGTGTGATGGCGCGACCCTGCAAGATGCTAGATATCCTCGCAGATACGCCCGTAGAGCTGCGGGCGGCGGTCGCGGAAGAAGCCCATGCCGGCCCGGTGCTTCGCCGCGCGGTCGAGGTCGAGCGTCGCGACAAGGGCGCCGCTGTCCGAAGCGCCATATTCTTCCAGCAAATCGCCCCACTCGTCCGAGATGAAGCTGTGGCCGTAGAAGCTCTGCTGGCGGTCGGCCGGGCCTTCATGGCCGATCCGGTTGGCTGCACATACGGGCATGCAGTTCGACACCGCATGGCCGATCATCGCGCGGCGCCACATGCGGCTGGTGTCGAGATCGGCATCATAGGGCTCCGAGCCGATGGCCGTCGGGTAAAGCAATACCTCGGCGCCCTTCAGCGCCATCACGCGGGCGCATTCGGGATACCACTGGTCCCAGCAGATGCCGACGCCGATACGCGCCCCGAAGACGTCCCACACCTTGAAGCCGTCATTGCCCGGGCGGAAATAGTACTTCTCCTCGTAGCCCGGGCCGTCAGGGATGTGGCTCTTGCGATAGGTGCCCATGATCTCGCCATCGGGCCCGACCATCGCAAGCGTGTTGTAATAATGATGGCCGTCGCGCTCGAAGAAGCTGGTCGGGATTGCGACGCCCAGCCTCTTTGCAAGCTCCTGCATCGCCCTGACGCTCGGGTCATCGGCCAGCGGCCGGGCGCGGGCGAACAGTTCCTCTTCCTCCTCACGGCAGAAG is a window encoding:
- the aguB gene encoding N-carbamoylputrescine amidase; the protein is MRELTVSVLQLPLARPDEADNIAAVSALVEEAASKGAQVILPPELFAADYFCREEEEELFARARPLADDPSVRAMQELAKRLGVAIPTSFFERDGHHYYNTLAMVGPDGEIMGTYRKSHIPDGPGYEEKYYFRPGNDGFKVWDVFGARIGVGICWDQWYPECARVMALKGAEVLLYPTAIGSEPYDADLDTSRMWRRAMIGHAVSNCMPVCAANRIGHEGPADRQQSFYGHSFISDEWGDLLEEYGASDSGALVATLDLDRAAKHRAGMGFFRDRRPQLYGRICEDI